caaatttACTTGCTTAAATCAGAAATCTAAATATAAATGTTGTATTTTCTAGGTCAAATATATTTATCCATGTTTTATCATCAAAACTTACTTGACTTGATGTAGTCCTCttttaatttgtgtgtgtgtgtgtgtgtgtgtgtgtgtgtgtgtgtgaacctggtaattatcacgttgtggggaccaattgtccccacaaagatagaaATACCaatgtttttgtgaccttgtggggacattttgatgtccccatgaggaaacaagcttataaatcaaacaagatgatgtttcttgaaaatgtgaagtagtagaagggtttctgtgatggttggggttagggaatggggtaggtaaggggaatagaatacaGTTTGTATAGTATAAAAACCATTACGTctgtggaatgtccccacaaaacatggaaacctgtgtgtgtgtgtgtgtgtgtgtgtgtgtgtgtgtgtgtgtgtgtgtgtgtgagtgtgtgtgagtgtgtgagagtgtgtgagagtgtgtgagagtgtgtgagagtgtgtgagagtgtgtgtgtgagtgtgtgtgtgagtgtgtgtgtgtgtgtgtgtgtgtgtgtgagtgtgtgtgagtgtgtgtgagtgtgtgtgtgagtgtgtgtgagtgtgtgagagtgtgtgagagtgtgtgagagtgtgtgagagtgtgtgagtgtgtgagtgtgtgagtgtgtgagagtgtgtgtgtgtgtgagtgtgtgagagtgtgtgtgtgtgtgagagtgtgtgtgtgtgtgtgtgagagtgtgtgtgtgtgtgtgtgagagtgtgtgtgtggtcaTTTTAGATACTACTATTTAAATATCtcaactaaatatttttttcagtcaGTGTATTTGACTTTACAATTGTATAATGTTGTTGCACACTagcttacacacagcacaatgaagttttaaagacatttatgtaatttacgtgaaaacatgcaaatatggacattttgacattattttgtgtgcagGATTCAAGAAATgatctgtgcatgttttgaaagaATGCAAGTACATGCAGGGGGCATGGCCTCAATGGCCCTTCAGTAAGCAGTGTACATGTAATATGCAGGGAAGAAATTGCATtaaatcttgttgttttaaacaattatgcaagtagggatgcacgatatatcggccgacatatctttatcggccgataactgcttatttttaatattatcgttatcggtctgatagcaaaattaggccgataaatgaaaaccgataaatgatggatgattttggtttgttgaaccacttcacttgctcattgctggccatgtggagttttgattggtgctttttgTGAAATAGCACGAAGATGAGAATCttaagagtatgctagtctagcgcaaagacaagatgtccgtggtctgggagtttttcattgtgaaaataatatgaatatttatcggcctatatatatatatcgtttatcgccccccaaatataaagagttatcggttatcggtattggccaaaatttccatatcggtgcgtCCCTAGCtgcaagagttttttttttaagtttcctgtTTGACATCTCCGCAATTTTGTCAAATTGCCAgtttattcccattaattctcatatattcctgttaattcccatGTAATGTTTCCAGCCTTCAACATTACTGGAATTTTGCAAAATTATTCACAGATaatgctatttatttattttttaagttataattaagtAGGCCTATGATTAATTAccccaaaaatgaaatgcaAAACCAGTCCTAactgaaagaaaacaagttGACAAAAAGAtagaatccaatgtttggtgATATTGTAAACACCAGAAgtgttattttgttttgaacacagcacaaaagttaaactacaagaGCAGAaatttacaatagaaatgacaaaatgtacttcacattaaaaataacatggatACATGACAATCTCAGATGTGTTTTGTTACTCTGATTTATCAATATGAACTATTTGCTGTATTTATTTTAGATATGATGGAAGTGAAAGAGGAGAGTCAAGCTGAAGTAGATGAGAAACAtcagattgtaaaaataaaccataatgtttcacagaaagaaactctgaagacagaagacataaagtgtgaaaatagTTTCAGTGAAGATGAACGCCCTGAAGATCACAAGAGGATTCACAGTGAGgagaaacctttcacatgtcaacagtgtggaaagagtttcacctTTCAATCGAACCTTAACCAGCACAAGAAAACTCACAGTGGGGAAAAGCCACACGCGTGCCAGCATTGTGACAAGAGGTTCCCATATACAAGTAAACTTAAGGAACACACAATgtctcacactggagagaaaccttacacttgtcatcaatgtggaaagagttttacctTTCAAACAGCCCTTTTCAGGCACATGGAAGTTCACCCTGGGGAAAAGCCATATGCATGCCATCATTGTGACAAGAGTTTCCCAGATAAAACTCAACTTAAGATACACAtaagagttcacactggagagaaaccttacacgtgtcatcagtgtggaaagagttttacaactgCAAGTGCCCTTAAGAAACATTCTAgaactcacactggagagaaactaTTCACGTGTCATCTGTGTGGAAAGTGTTTTAGAGACAAACGTAAACTTCAGGACCACgcaagaattcacactggagagaaaccttacacatgTCATGAGTGTAAACAAAGTTTCAGATTTAAAGTCAACCTTACAGCACACATTACAATTCAcacaggagagaaacctcacacgtgtcttcagtgtgaaaagagttttagTAGGTGGAGCAACCTTAAGTCACACATGATAACTCACAGCGAAAAGAAACCTCACgcatgtcttcagtgtgaaaagagtttcagagATAAAAGTGGACTTGAAACTCACATGAGAAgacacactggagagaaaccttacatatGTCTTCAGTGTAAAAAGAGATTCACAAGTGAAGGTGCTCTTAAGAAACACACAAGAATTCACACCGGAGAAAAACCGTTCACATGtaaacagtgtggaaagaggtTTACCTTTCAATCATCCCTTATATGGCACATGAAAGCTCACAGGGGGGAAAATATGGagtgaattttgtgccatgatTGAACAAACAAATGCAGGGTTTTTACAGGAGACTAGTATAAAATGCTAGGTCACATCTGTGAGAAAATCAAGCTGAGAGAATCTCTCATAGACTGAGTACCATAGAAAACTAGACTGTGGCTACTGTCGCCATTTTGGCCATGTGTCATCGCGaatcactcgcggatatccgaaaatgggtaaagaggcgggatgtAGGTGAATGTGAGGTGTCTTGTTGCTGAAACCTAGCGTGACTCttgtgacagcagtggcagttcacccgtcacaaaacgtgtggctaaaactggtactgcaatcacacaactggtggccaatacacaaaatgacaacataaacatcagttgagggctgcaactccactttttaaatgacaatatcctggccagaccactgttgtcagtgatataagtatttgaaatgaaaattatttcttaatgtctactgacatatcagggccatttatgattaattgatataaatttcttacatactgttcctttaaatggatgagttacaaaaacattcacctccctcacagttgtcatgaagagcaaaattagctatacaaaCTATTAACAAAATTTGTACCCGgctgtaaaaaattttttgctGCTCTAAAGCTGGGCATTTTAACAtagaggtctatgggaattgactacCTTTTGGAggcagcctctagtggccagtcgatgaattgcagtttaaaatccCTTCTGCATTGGTTTCCTCAGAGAGATCGTAGGGTTGCCCCTCGTGCAAAACAcggtacatttatttgttacaCACATGCATTTTCTCTCAAATTGCCTGTTGTATTTGCAAAGcgctttctgtttgtttgaGAGTCGAGTTTTCGTTTTGCAAATCAGATCAAGTTTTTTTGCAAAATTCtggatttgtttgtttaattatggcacaaaattcactCCATAAATGGCACTTTCAAAACGTGGATGAAGTTTGTGTATATTGCGctttgttttcacagatgcGCCAGTGGCACATTCATACTGGCTGCCTGTGTTGTGGCTATAATAGTTTATAGTTAACATATATAAACACTAATGTTTATGatctagagcagtggttctccaACTTTTTTGGCTTGCGGCCCCCCTGTGTATGATGCATCCTTTCGTGGCCCCCCAAAGTAAATGTATGACTATCCACTCAGCATTTTTactggccacaattttgttgttgagaaaataaatttttatgaTTAGAGTTGACATTGGCATTCTAAAATTACTTGATTTAgagtcattttatttgatttagcTAGATTACAATCCCTTTCAAATGCAGATTGAACACACAAATTAAGACTACATATATTGCCTggtcagtgttgggtgtaactataAGTAATTATGTAATCCTAAAAAAAggaaagtaagggattacttggtaatttaattacagttacttctgatgtaattgaAGTAAAAAATGTGTATTGACTGCAGaacaattatatattatacaatagtggattaaacataaacatttaggggcggtttcccggacagggattagactagtcctagacttaaacacttttaagagctttccaaactgaaaacaacttgcacttacatatctaaaaatacatcagtgccttttgttttacctcaaaatgcacacaggtaatgttttagtaagacatgtttgttaaaactagttatatttcctaattaaactaaggtctagtcctggattaagctaatcctggtctgggaaaccgccccttcaAGTCTAAggttaaaatgcaaatgtttttttaaagggggggttaatggtatttcaagcattctgacttattaacacagttatagagttgtttcctcatgctaaacgtaggcaaagtgtcaaaaatgcagttgggcgtgtttcagagtatttctgtgccgaatgcacttcgccagggttcgtacaagtttcggctaatttttttcgattacggttctaactgacgtttcaggggtttttgatacgtatcacttctttatatgggcttccgctggaaaacttcccccggaaaaccccgcccagccgtcagtcagcgggagacactagagcttgctaacagcttatcacgccactcagctttgtttaatttcaaaagtcaacaatggcacaataagaagtgtgtttttggatgtaaggagaagacatccagcctcatggaaacaatggatatagtttattatccggattagcagcggagttttgcgtgtgtgtttgatgcggtggattttcagaaccgggtcatgacgagttacacgtggtaagtaagacttctgtcttatgttggaaataggcgcgtgtatattatataaatgacacgaacatgtagtgaatcataagttaaaaaagtgttgtatagtgttgcatgactcgtactcgctcctcccgtgttataactcctccttcttcattttttcgtacgttatcggaaagattcagtaaagctaatctttcttttagaagtctgattaaactaaagactcttcagagatataaaggatgtcatactactctataggtactccagattgatatcagaaatgcagaaacatcgtgtgttacgtgagctttaaatgaaatattaccCTCAGTCGCACTTACTGAGAAAAATACTCCTGCATGGTCGTCATAAAGGCAGTCAACAAAACAACATCCCTCGTGGCTTTTAATTGAAAGTTGGAGaaatattgtttcatttttatgtttatatctAATTTTT
This window of the Misgurnus anguillicaudatus chromosome 19, ASM2758022v2, whole genome shotgun sequence genome carries:
- the LOC129426459 gene encoding uncharacterized protein, whose translation is MEVKEESQAEVDEKHQIVKINHNVSQKETLKTEDIKCENSFSEDERPEDHKRIHSEEKPFTCQQCGKSFTFQSNLNQHKKTHSGEKPHACQHCDKRFPYTSKLKEHTMSHTGEKPYTCHQCGKSFTFQTALFRHMEVHPGEKPYACHHCDKSFPDKTQLKIHIRVHTGEKPYTCHQCGKSFTTASALKKHSRTHTGEKLFTCHLCGKCFRDKRKLQDHARIHTGEKPYTCHECKQSFRFKVNLTAHITIHTGEKPHTCLQCEKSFSRWSNLKSHMITHSEKKPHACLQCEKSFRDKSGLETHMRRHTGEKPYICLQCKKRFTSEGALKKHTRIHTGEKPFTCKQCGKRFTFQSSLIWHMKAHRGENMEEIVGLPLVQNTMEVKEESQAEVDEKHQIVNINHNVSQKETLKTEDIKCENSFSEDERPADHKRAHSKKKPLTCQQCGKSFRRKAHLEVHMRTHTGEKPHACHHCEKSFTTAGNLKKHMRSHTGEKPYTCQHCGKSFTFQSSLNRHIKAHRGEKPHACQHCDKRFSDRSELKKHMRVHTGEKPFTCHQCGKSFSKEGNPKRHKTIHTGEKPFTCHQCGKSFGLKCNLNAHMRLHTGVKPFICHHCGKSFRTKAHLNIHVRIHTGEKPYTCQLCGKSFTYQTVLNQHMQAHSRGNME